The Porites lutea chromosome 4, jaPorLute2.1, whole genome shotgun sequence genome contains a region encoding:
- the LOC140935979 gene encoding proton-coupled folate transporter-like yields the protein MPQQKLPSWRSFLTVEPVILFYAYGLFTSLPLFRQYVYSVISDGKGFPYKELIMEKEGPGCHEDVFGANATLKRLEEEVQSLATKIDLGNTFFMTIPSLIVAPFWGPWTDKTGRTKPALIAPEIGGVLGTIVMLMVMYLDLPLYVMFVGSALIGSSGFLTTLSLAVMSYIANTTEKTGIAFRLAIMQMLVFTSGVISQLTSGLWINRFGFIAPTWLVLACLLASGLWAIFMVPELHNQTRANVKHKFFDLKNLKIPVNVFKKPRPGSARKTLLLVAVAGAILTVTDQGLGVVPALFVMRSPLCFGPTLVGYFLAYRMFLQGFGGVVGVKLFRICFSEKTTSLIAIINQMVEMGILAFADRTWLVFTAPALGFFSGAVGPILIAIASNTVEADEQGSLFCAYGILNIFSMFIGAMIFNNVYESTLGIGFNGLVFVLNAALKIFPLVIISCMHISPPEVEVQQIEMVDEEPGLKSEEANGNKQDDTL from the exons ATGCCTCAACAAAAACTTCCGAGCTGGAGAAGCTTCTTAACAGTGGAGCCTGTCATACTATTTTATGCATACGGCCTCTTCACAAGCTTGCCTTTGTTTCGGCAATATGTGTACAGTGTCATCAGTGACGGGAAAGGGTTTCCATATAAGGAGCTAATAATGGAAAAAGAAGGTCCTGGGTGTCATGAAGACGTCTTTGGAGCAAACGCCACTTTGAAACGACTAGAGGAAGAA GTGCAAAGTCTAGCCACGAAAATAGACTTAGGGAACACCTTTTTCATGACCATTCCGTCGCTAATTGTTGCACCATTTTGGGGTCCTTGGACTGATAAGACAGGTCGGACAAAACCTGCCCTCATAGCACCTGAAATTGGAGGTGTTTTGGGAACTATAGTGATGCTTATGGTAATGTACCTCGATTTGCCTTTGTATGTGATGTTTGTGGGCTCAGCTCTGATCGGAAGTTCGGGATTTTTGACGACTCTCTCGTTAGCCGTCATGTCGTATATCGCCAACACAACTGAGAAGACAGGAATCGCGTTCAGATTAG CCATCATGCAGATGCTTGTTTTCACTAGTGGAGTCATTAGTCAGCTGACCAGTGGTTTGTGGATTAATAGGTTCGGGTTTATTGCACCAACATGGCTCGTCCTTGCCTGTCTATTGGCGAGCGGCCTCTGGGCCATATTCATGGTGCCAGAACTCCATAATCAAACCCGCGCGAATGTCAAACACAAGTTTTTTGatcttaaaaatttaaagattCCTGTAAATGTCTTCAAGAAGCCACGCCCAGGGAGTGCGCGAAAAACTCTGCTGCTGGTGGCGGTTGCAGGAGCTATTCTAACCGTAACGGATCAGGGACTTGGAGTTGTTCCAGCTCTTTTCGTGATGAGGAGTCCGCTGTGTTTTGGTCCAACGCTTGTGGGTTACTTCCTGGCGTACAGGATGTTCCTTCAGGGATTTGGAGGAGTGGTGGGAGTAAAGTTGTTCCGAATTTGTTTCAGCGAGAAAACAACTTCTCTTATCGCGATTATTAATCAGATGGttgaaatgggaatcctggcGTTTGCAGACCGCACATGGTTGGTTTTCACTG CACCTGCGTTGGGATTTTTCAGTGGAGCTGTCGGTCCAATTTTGATCGCCATTGCATCGAACACAGTCGAAGCTGATGAACAGG gtTCCTTGTTTTGTGCCTACGGGATTCTGAATATCTTTTCAATGTTTATTGGTGCAATGATTTTTAACAATGTTTATGAATCGACGCTGGGCATCGGCTTCAATGGCTTAGTATTTGTGTTAAACGCTGCTTTGAAAATTTTTCCACTTGTAATCATCAG CTGCATGCACATTTCACCGCCAGAAGTTGAAGTACAACAGATAGAAATGGTAGATGAGGAGCCTGGGTTGAAGAGCGAAGAAGCAAATGGCAATAAACAAGACGACACGTTATAA
- the LOC140933866 gene encoding uncharacterized protein: protein MEEFILTLVRLRLGLLSRHLTDIFGVSEGSVSKVFTTWICFLSTVFRDILLKWPCKEEIKKKLPSSFNKFPSTRIIIDCTEIFLQKPTSPSAQRATWSNYKQHNTMKALVGITPTGYFSFVSKLWTGNVSDRYITERSGLLDKLEEGDSVMADKGFNIRDLLTRKKVALNIPPLCKGKQLSKKAVKSTRTIASVRIHVERAIGRLKDFRILQGNFLLQMLPTADNILSVCAALCNLLPPLAK from the exons ATGGAGGAATTTATCTTAACTTTGGTGAGACTCAGACTTGGGCTTTTAAGCAGACATCTTACAGATATCTTTGGAGTATCAGAAGGATCAGTTAGCAAAGTTTTCACAACGTGGATTTGCTTTTTATCTACAGTTTTTCGTGACATTCTTCTTAAATGGCCTTGTAAggaagaaattaagaaaaagttgccaagttcttttaacaaatttcCAAGCACTCGAATAATAATAGATTGCACAGAGATATTTTTGCAAAAGCCAACATCCCCTAGTGCCCAGAGAGCTACATGGAGTAACTATAAACAGCACAATACCATGAAAGCACTGGTGGGAATCACTCCAACAGGTTACTTCTCCTTTGTTTCTAAACTATGGACTGGAAATGTCAGTGACAGATACATCACAGAAAGAAGTGGTCTactggacaaacttgaagaggGGGATTCTGTTATGGCCGACAAGGGGTTCAACATCAGAGATCTGCTTACAAGAAAGAAAGTTGCACTTAATATCCCACCACTTTGCAAAG GaaagcaactttcaaaaaaGGCAGTAAAATCTACCCGTACCATTGCAAGTGTTCGGATCCACGTTGAACGTGCTATTGGACGTCTTAAGGACTTTAGAATTCTACAAGGGAACTTCCTTCTTCAAATGCTACCCACTGCAGACAATATTCTAAGTGTTTGTGCTGCTCTGTGTAATTTGCTACCACCACTGGCCAAATGA
- the LOC140934783 gene encoding proton-coupled folate transporter-like: MSHASTTSQLCNSDSGCPHPIQTCSDESQTSLLKPVIKIPSRNTLPLWRKYLTVEPVVFFYFYGFLMYIPVGGIYVYERVSEMKGFPYKNVGREKESCGGENLNRNSSLWRLEEEVQSLASEIGLIYNLCLVIPSLLLAPLWGPWTDRGGKRKPALQFAILGACLEMIVTLLVMYFKWSVYVLFLFATISGFSGFATVLMVGATAYIADISEKEERAFRIAILYLAIFLAGVISLLTSGFWMEYVGFIPSVWFIWSCYFLAGVWTLFCVPEIPKPVTDTSASFFSTENIKGFVNLFRLQRDAGRKNLFLLMFCGGVIFLSRVGSDGVETLYVLRSPLCWRPTLVGYYSAFEMFVEGIGSVVGVEIFRRCLREMNVVCIGIVTFMSASVLLAFSDRTWMIFVVGTVGIFNALPDPVLMGEMSKIVGEDEQGSLFSVYGVVTAIMQLVGAAIFNNIYQATLGLTFPGLVFVIRAGLVIIPFVLVSFIELPRFNDQAEETKALLGNQGMVPTM; this comes from the exons ATGAGTCACGCAAGCACAACAAGTCAGCTTTGCAATTCCGATTCTGGTTGCCCACACCCCATCCAAACGTGTTCTGATGAAAGTCAAACGTCATTACTAAAACCTGTCATTAAG ATTCCATCAAGGAACACTCTTCCACTATGGAGAAAGTACTTAACGGTGGAACCTGTAGTCTTTTTCTACTTCTACGGCTTTCTAATGTATATACCAGTTGGTGGAATATACGTGTACGAACGAGTCAGTGAAATGAAGGGCTTCCCGTATAAAAATGTCGGtcgagaaaaagaaagttgtggAGGTGAAAATTTAAACAGAAACTCGTCACTATGGCGTCTTGAAGAAGAG gttcAAAGTCTTGCCTCTGAAATCGGATTAATCTACAACCTTTGTCTTGTCATCCCCTCTCTTCTTTTGGCTCCCCTTTGGGGACCCTGGACAGATAGGGGAGGCAAGCGAAAACCCGCCCTGCAGTTTGCTATCTTAGGCGCATGCTTAGAGATGATAGTCACATTACTGGTGATGTACTTCAAATGGTCTGTATATGTCTTATTCTTATTCGCGACAATCAGTGGGTTCTCTGGTTTTGCCACAGTTTTGATGGTTGGAGCCACGGCGTACATAGCTGATATTTCTGAGAAAGAAGAAAGAGCTTTTCGAATAG CTATATTGTATCTGGCAATTTTCTTAGCTGGTGTCATCAGTTTATTGACCAGCGGATTCTGGATGGAATATGTAGGTTTCATCCCATCCGTCTGGTTCATATGGTCCTGCTATTTTCTCGCTGGGGTCTGGACACTATTCTGCGTGCCAGAAATTCCAAAGCCAGTCACAGACACGTCAGCTAGCTTTTTCAGCACTGAAAATATCAAGGGTTTTGTCAATTTGTTCCGATTGCAAAGAGATGCTGGAAGAAAGAATCTCTTTCTGCTGATGTTCTGTGGAGGTGTCATATTCTTGTCCAGAGTGGGTAGCGATGGCGTAGAGACGCTTTATGTACTAAGAAGTCCTCTCTGTTGGCGCCCCACGTTGGTGGGTTATTACTCCGCGTTTGAAATGTTTGTGGAAGGTATCGGAAGCGTAGTCGGGGTAGAGATCTTTAGACGTTGTTTAAGAGAGATGAATGTTGTGTGTATTGGTATAGTGACGTTTATGAGTGCATCGGTTCTACTTGCTTTTTCAGATCGTACTTGGATGATTTTTGTTG TTGGGACCGTTGGCATCTTTAATGCACTTCCTGACCCAGTGCTAATGGGTGAAATGTCAAAGATTGTGGGAGAGGACGAACAAG GTTCCCTGTTTTCTGTGTATGGTGTTGTTACCGCTATAATGCAGCTTGTGGGCGCTGCAATTTTCAACAATATATACCAGGCGACCCTGGGGCTGACATTCCCGGGCTTAGTGTTCGTAATCCGCGCCGGGCTGGTTATCATTCCTTTTGTATTGGTCAG CTTTATTGAACTACCACGTTTTAACGACCAGGCGGAAGAAACCAAGGCTTTGCTAGGGAATCAAGGAATGGTCCCTACAATGTGA
- the LOC140935980 gene encoding uncharacterized protein codes for MTCNPTKCKEIIFRKKGFSQDIEPVSNIPQCAELSILGVTFQQNCKYSSHVRAKVIKANKSLFVLGSLRKEGMSQEEVDHLFNAIVLPNFSYALPVYGASDSDLSVIQNFLDRCMKRKFMSKNVNIRDLLEKADKTLYKKRSNDPECPFFQFLPKEKNMRYNLRNTSVSVPRIYTDRFKNVFSNRIIFRYDM; via the coding sequence ATGACatgcaatccaacaaaatgcaaggagatTATTTTCCGTAAGAAAGGTTTCAGTCAGGACATCGAGCCAGTTAGTAATATACCGCAGTGCGCAGAGTTATCCATATTAGGTGttactttccaacaaaattgtaaatacagtagtcaCGTGCGCGCGAAGGTAATTAAGGCGAACAAGTCATTATTCGTATTAGGATctttacgtaaggaaggaatgtcccaggaggaagtagatcacctttttaacgcaatagttttaccaaatttttcttacgctctgccggtttatggtgcctcagattccgacctttctgtaatacagaattttttagaccggtgtatgaaaagaaagtttatgtccaagaatgtaaatatcagggatttgctagagaaggcggacaagacactctacaaaaaaagatcgaatgaccccgaatgcccgttcttccagtttttacctaaggaaaagaacatgaggtacaatcttagaaatacgtcagtctctgtccctagaatctacactgacaggtttaagaacgtttttagtaacagaataatttttagatatgatatgtaa
- the LOC140933865 gene encoding uncharacterized protein, which yields MADSAAGSFHCKPVPWLKEYLKQRGIQSSGKRKVELVELCEKSEEMKVPKIAEEEAPVDPRVSMKEQLKTDEGDLANPLDNENRVFSQWTKNFTDVPDFRFPDLFNYLVGKDPVYNSESLKSYKSLLGYKLFFDGHVEELWYHPPQPNSNYSYFKFAVKPTEKSKTDDGSATYRGFFILKKDGSVNSAYCLCKGGADGGCRHIAAALFDLEANVRFNDLQSCTSGQCMWKKRGKRNEGSLPIQDLQTSGSYGVTLKDPIHPRDFNPICIPYNVTELEQDFKAGLLETCPSSSALPFLSSTKGPRHTEEEVRAFISSDVNVCKEESVQSVHVYSMNDYAKVFVSVNTEKVMPTVSKELAVEFLESIPFNEEQAEMINKKTVYQSQSQFWFDQRAGRITASSFYTVCHLRESTDRRNTIKHLMNYCPIAEDAMPRQLTWGHEKEKRALSLYIKKQNKNHEKLSIEKSGLIVNTLWPFLGASPDGIRICACCQKKLIEVKSMYAKRNLPPHVAAEENLMLVDGKYEIKKETKWNYQIQGLMGITGIHRCDLVIYTLKGILIVNVKFDSDLWNEMLQKLRNFFVEYIVQELFHHDILKSL from the exons ATGGCTGACTCTGCTGCAGGCAGTTTTCACTGTAAACCGGTTCCTTGGTTAAAAGAATACTTAAAACAAAGGGGCATTCAAAGCTCAGGAAAACGTAAGGTTGAACTGGTAGAACTTTGTGAGAAAAGTGAGGAGATGAAAGTCCCAAAAATTGCTGAAGAGGAAGCACCAGTCGATCCAAGAGTTTCTATGAAAGAGCAACTGAAAACCGATGAGGGAGATCTCGCAAATCCGTTGGATAACGAAAACCGTGTTTTTTCCCAATGGACCAAAAACTTTACTGACGTACCGGACTTTAGATTCCCCGATCTTTTTAATTACCTGGTGGGTAAAGATCCCGTATACAACAGCGAAAGCCTAAAAAGTTACAAATCTTTATTGgggtacaaattattttttgatgGACATGTGGAAGAACTTTGGTATCATCCACCTCAACCCAATAGTAATTACAGTTATTTTAAGTTTGCTGTAAAGCCAACTGAAAAATCCAAGACTGATGATGGTTCAGCAACATACAGAgggtttttcattttaaagaaggATGGAAGTGTCAATTCAGCCTACTGCTTATGCAAAGGAGG GGCAGATGGAGGTTGCCGGCACATAGCTGCAGCATTGTTTGATCTAGAAGCAAATGTGAGATTCAATGATCTCCAATCATGTACATCAGGACAGTGCATGTGGAAAAAGAGAGGAAAGAGAAATGAGGGAAGTTTGCCCATTCAGGACCTTCAAACGAGTGGTAGTTACGGTGTGACATTGAAAGACCCAATTCACCCAAGAGATTTTAATCCAATTTGTATTCCCTATAATGTGACTGAACTGGAACAAGATTTTAAAGCTGGGTTGCTGGAAACATGTCCTAGCTCTTCAGCTCTGCCTTTTTTATCTTCAACTAAAGGACCCAGGCATACAGAGGAAGAAGTCAGAGCTTTCATCAGCAGTGATGTTAATGTCTGTAAAGAAGAAAGTGTTCaaagtgtacatgtatattcaatGAATGATTACGCCAAAGTGTTTGTTTCTGTTAATACTGAGAAAGTGATGCCTACAGTTTCTAAAGAACTTGCAGTTGAATTCCTCGAGTCTATTCCATTTAATGAAGAGCAAGCAGAAATGATCAACAAGAAAACTGTCTATCAATCCCAGTCTCAATTTTGGTTTGATCAAAGGGCAGGAAGAATTACAGCTTCCTCATTTTACACTGTGTGCCACCTTAGAGAGAGCACAGACAGAAGAAACACTATTAAACATCTCATGAATTACTGTCCAATTGCTGAAGATGCCATGCCACGACAGTTGACATGGGggcatgaaaaagaaaagcgaGCACTTAGtctttacataaaaaaacagaacaaaaatcatgaaaagtTGTCAATAGAAAAAAGTGGACTCATTGTAAACACATTATGGCCCTTCTTAGGAGCCAGTCCTGATGGTATAAGGATTTGTGCTTGCTGCCAAAAGAAGTTAATTGAAGTTAAAAGCATGTATGCAAAAAGAAATCTCCCTCCACATGTTGCAGCTGAGGAGAACCTCATGCTTGTGGATGGcaagtatgaaattaaaaaagaaaccaaatggAACTACCAAATCCAGGGACTGATGGGGATAACAGGGATTCATCGCTGTGATCTAGTTATATATACCCTCAAAGGAATATTGattgtaaacgttaagtttgATAGTGATTTGTGGAATGAAATGCTCCAAAAGCTGAGAAACTTCTTCGTGGAGTATATAGTTCAGGAACTATTCCACCATGACATACTTAAGTCATTATAG